A stretch of the Saccharolobus caldissimus genome encodes the following:
- a CDS encoding DEAD/DEAH box helicase, translating into MPHLISEDEINIYQDLLRKEVEKFRNSQKRDFDVALLTNSDIDKIIKKYNHGREIFNELLRKRMIIKYCDKYRTAHMDLLAKAAFIRQYINSEPYALEYDIMLVEEPFPDFGSSRINDLLQIIETKLKRDNLPKNIIEIIKNIIKRVLDEYNINGLSSFQRYIIDIILNTDYKYIPLVAPTATGKTITFVIPALIYLLESIFRGEEPINLIFIYPRKALAKDQIEKFLGYLVVINDELKKYGKKITIALEDGDTPNTIKENDTYRGLKCPRCKGDLIYTRNGIKCDRCGYVYDFIIPTKEEIKSSPPNILITNLWILYRRLLNMKTVNNFKNVKYIVLDEVHAYDGILYYHLKFILRLLFSLKKLINSTDIEKIVFSSATIPYYREFISKLVCCGNENCIPNDILTYTDFYTRNSSNITKKRLILYEFLLPNIGIGVETLTEDVTEVVLAWLKEYKFKGILFADSIAGITNFYKYFENTILGQRNAREIKDHICYNNLSDLCNHNEYYWPYLSNYHNVCSNDMNLKNLADELKRGIDQHYSVLSLQERLKIEENFKNNPFKLLLFATSTLELGIDIGDIAVIVQHKLPLSRESFLQRVGRAGRSENTYRIATGIIILQSTPFASLYMFSSDLRNLLINAGYSSLLNSIDSINAQIVLQYIFSYFLLKRAINKFKTCVDDRSNRDECETIVKELVEDIDRNLDNCSYELQNALCINLDSIKHDIRNLIDTLKIIINSDIKGEDNNCISIAKGLKEDINNALSKIYEVINELNESEIEKVIGNKKYILTNIVYRIHSKIEQLNDVIYNSSTSINQIKEIIKSIELKAEEINSYIRSLEENKSKLKSTNNLLERMRNKEALNNLEKIINRLREAYESIKENLIRDLKDIIADNSVKKCLTTFRYFNKTSPNINEYNDIFSIIREKFANDIFIDLLMTPPSPSIELKNIEEADDNE; encoded by the coding sequence ATGCCACATCTAATAAGTGAAGACGAAATTAACATTTATCAAGATTTATTAAGAAAGGAAGTAGAAAAATTTCGAAATAGTCAAAAAAGGGACTTTGATGTAGCTCTTTTAACTAATAGCGATATAGATAAAATTATTAAAAAATATAACCACGGAAGAGAAATATTTAATGAATTACTTAGGAAAAGAATGATTATAAAATATTGTGATAAGTATAGAACAGCTCATATGGATCTATTAGCTAAGGCAGCTTTTATTAGGCAATATATTAATTCAGAACCTTACGCATTAGAATATGATATTATGCTAGTTGAAGAACCATTTCCAGATTTTGGTTCATCTAGAATAAATGACTTACTTCAGATTATAGAGACTAAATTAAAAAGAGATAATTTACCAAAAAATATTATAGAAATTATTAAAAATATTATAAAAAGAGTATTAGACGAATATAATATAAACGGTTTATCAAGCTTTCAAAGATATATTATTGATATAATTCTTAATACTGATTATAAATACATACCACTTGTCGCTCCTACTGCTACTGGAAAGACTATTACATTTGTTATTCCTGCATTAATATATTTACTAGAGTCTATATTCAGAGGAGAAGAGCCGATAAATCTCATATTTATATATCCTAGAAAGGCTTTAGCAAAAGACCAAATAGAAAAATTCTTAGGTTATCTTGTTGTAATTAATGATGAATTAAAGAAATATGGCAAAAAGATTACAATAGCCCTAGAGGACGGTGATACTCCTAATACAATTAAAGAAAACGATACTTATAGAGGGCTTAAGTGCCCAAGATGTAAAGGTGATCTAATATATACTAGAAATGGAATTAAATGCGATAGATGCGGTTATGTTTACGACTTTATAATTCCTACAAAGGAAGAAATTAAGTCTTCTCCACCAAATATATTAATTACAAATTTATGGATTTTATATAGAAGATTATTAAATATGAAAACCGTAAATAATTTTAAGAACGTAAAATATATCGTGTTAGATGAAGTGCATGCTTACGATGGCATTTTATATTATCATCTGAAATTTATCTTAAGGTTACTTTTCTCGTTAAAGAAGCTTATTAATTCCACTGATATAGAGAAGATAGTATTTTCATCTGCAACCATACCATACTATAGAGAATTTATATCTAAACTAGTATGCTGTGGTAATGAGAATTGCATTCCCAACGATATATTAACGTATACAGATTTCTACACTAGGAATTCTTCTAATATAACTAAAAAGCGTCTAATTTTATATGAGTTCTTGCTTCCCAATATAGGAATAGGAGTAGAAACGTTAACAGAAGACGTTACAGAAGTAGTTTTAGCGTGGTTAAAGGAGTATAAATTTAAGGGTATATTATTTGCAGATAGTATTGCTGGCATTACTAATTTCTATAAGTATTTTGAAAATACAATACTTGGCCAGAGAAATGCAAGAGAAATAAAAGACCATATTTGTTATAACAATCTAAGCGATCTATGTAATCATAATGAATATTATTGGCCATACTTATCGAACTATCATAATGTTTGTAGTAATGATATGAATCTAAAAAATCTAGCTGATGAGTTAAAACGTGGAATAGATCAGCACTATTCTGTATTATCCCTGCAAGAGAGATTAAAGATAGAGGAAAACTTTAAAAATAATCCGTTTAAGCTACTCCTTTTCGCTACATCAACATTAGAATTAGGAATAGATATTGGAGATATTGCAGTAATAGTTCAGCATAAGTTACCTTTATCTAGAGAGAGTTTCCTCCAAAGAGTGGGAAGAGCTGGAAGAAGTGAGAATACTTATAGAATAGCAACAGGCATTATAATTTTGCAATCAACTCCATTTGCTTCTTTATACATGTTTAGCTCGGATTTAAGGAATCTACTTATCAATGCAGGCTATAGTTCCTTATTAAATTCAATAGATTCTATCAATGCTCAGATAGTATTACAGTACATATTTTCCTATTTCTTATTAAAAAGAGCCATAAATAAATTCAAGACATGTGTAGATGACAGGAGTAATCGAGATGAGTGCGAAACCATAGTAAAGGAGCTAGTTGAGGATATAGATAGAAACCTAGATAACTGCTCATATGAGTTACAAAATGCATTATGTATAAATTTAGATTCCATTAAACATGATATAAGGAATCTGATTGATACGTTAAAAATCATTATAAATAGTGATATAAAAGGTGAAGATAATAATTGTATAAGCATTGCTAAAGGGCTAAAAGAGGATATTAATAATGCATTATCTAAAATTTATGAAGTTATTAATGAATTAAATGAATCGGAAATAGAAAAAGTTATTGGTAATAAAAAATATATATTGACAAATATTGTATATAGAATTCACAGTAAGATAGAACAGCTTAATGATGTTATATACAACAGCTCTACTAGCATAAATCAAATTAAGGAAATAATAAAATCAATAGAACTGAAGGCTGAAGAAATAAACTCTTACATTAGATCACTTGAGGAGAATAAATCTAAGCTAAAGTCTACAAATAATCTTTTAGAAAGAATGAGAAATAAAGAAGCTTTAAATAATCTCGAGAAAATAATAAATAGACTTCGTGAAGCCTATGAAAGCATAAAGGAGAATCTAATAAGAGATCTAAAAGACATTATCGCAGATAATAGTGTTAAAAAATGTCTTACTACATTTCGTTACTTTAATAAAACTTCGCCGAATATTAACGAATATAATGATATATTTAGCATTATACGAGAAAAGTTTGCTAATGATATATTTATAGATTTACTTATGACTCCTCCTTCTCCATCAATTGAATTAAAGAATATAGAAGAGGCTGATGATAATGAGTGA
- a CDS encoding phospholipase D-like domain-containing protein, with amino-acid sequence MSEYSGTKRSGIQALYTFTPFKLLFGKNGYGLVLVPILYYKNRNTIDWKKGIADNFNVPYYRRDFEVIRPNEIKPYVFTPNSKNSVEYMHHLLSNSSHYIDMNDAASPFPLIAKYSYSSLINGYYCKYGLILLHDSKECPLASRCKLFKPKKGRDCEYYNGPMPYERLYTVFPHIVRRIREGGIDNKKRILTLIVVKIGNSDRILGKIEFSDKLNLEAFSDATIFYAKAADLMYKDFLWTSYEKGIGFRLNNLNGLIFKFNDSALNDYISFLIKSNQEIEDWLCAKMFIYFGNRNRIYLRKFSLSQNGFNAMNRFEKLIDEIISNKAKAICNRDNLILFGSFILVHTLAHVIINIGTSMVNQAISADYTYYIEHPIFGDVSTSVYVVESIYGGFGYLKTLSTMINRGDQILRKILDNLTQMYNDHEKRFNSSLSNLNGIINNFIGRLDNNLLRRTLEIFQDWVNGPFPRTFPYHFVIRNYLGERYSSVINRDGDTRQAFKDMIAALPLCWDGCNMCVGMDKGCMFGPYDQPFLISRKIVSELIKTHIDWLGRNTFSFTTNLYNVFKDLINLAENEIKIISPWISKEIINELKKVKKEKDLRITIICLDDKSNSEAITEAEENEMRVVKIPSISEQGIIHSKIMIIDDAIALTGSANFTINGLTKNIETEMVIIDPSEMVKLTEQFNKIIMNYESNK; translated from the coding sequence ATGAGTGAGTATTCTGGAACTAAAAGAAGTGGCATTCAAGCATTATACACTTTTACCCCGTTTAAATTACTTTTCGGTAAAAATGGCTATGGCTTAGTATTAGTACCTATTTTATATTATAAAAACAGAAATACAATAGACTGGAAAAAAGGTATAGCGGATAATTTTAATGTACCATATTATAGAAGAGATTTTGAAGTAATACGTCCAAACGAGATAAAACCATACGTTTTTACACCTAATTCTAAAAATAGTGTAGAGTATATGCATCATTTGCTATCTAATTCTAGCCATTACATAGATATGAACGATGCAGCTAGTCCTTTCCCTCTTATTGCAAAATATAGTTATTCTTCTCTGATTAATGGATATTATTGTAAATATGGCCTAATTTTATTACATGACTCTAAAGAGTGCCCATTGGCAAGCCGATGTAAATTGTTTAAGCCTAAAAAAGGCAGAGATTGTGAGTACTATAATGGTCCTATGCCTTATGAGAGGTTATATACAGTATTTCCCCATATCGTCAGACGCATAAGAGAAGGCGGTATAGACAATAAAAAGAGAATCTTAACCTTAATAGTAGTTAAAATAGGAAATTCTGATAGAATTTTGGGTAAAATAGAATTTAGTGATAAGTTGAACCTGGAAGCTTTCTCTGACGCTACAATCTTTTACGCTAAGGCAGCAGACCTCATGTACAAGGATTTTTTATGGACGTCTTATGAAAAGGGAATAGGATTTAGATTAAATAATTTAAACGGTTTAATATTCAAATTTAACGATTCCGCTTTAAATGACTATATATCATTTTTAATTAAGAGTAATCAAGAAATAGAAGATTGGTTATGCGCTAAAATGTTTATATATTTTGGTAACAGAAATAGAATTTATTTAAGAAAATTCAGTTTATCTCAAAATGGATTTAATGCTATGAATAGATTTGAGAAACTTATAGATGAAATAATAAGTAATAAAGCCAAGGCTATATGCAATAGGGATAATTTAATTCTATTTGGTAGTTTTATATTAGTACACACATTAGCCCACGTCATTATTAATATAGGTACCTCAATGGTTAATCAAGCCATTTCAGCGGATTATACATACTATATTGAGCATCCAATCTTTGGAGATGTCTCAACATCTGTATATGTTGTTGAAAGTATATACGGAGGATTTGGGTATCTAAAAACCTTAAGCACAATGATAAATAGAGGTGATCAGATATTGCGTAAAATTTTAGATAATTTAACTCAAATGTATAACGATCATGAAAAAAGATTTAACAGCTCACTATCTAACTTAAACGGGATTATTAACAATTTTATTGGAAGATTAGATAATAACTTACTTAGAAGAACATTGGAAATATTTCAAGATTGGGTTAACGGACCTTTTCCAAGAACTTTTCCCTATCATTTCGTTATTAGAAACTACTTAGGAGAAAGATATAGCTCAGTCATCAATAGGGATGGAGATACTAGACAAGCTTTCAAGGATATGATCGCAGCATTACCATTATGTTGGGATGGATGTAACATGTGTGTGGGAATGGATAAAGGCTGCATGTTTGGACCTTATGACCAACCGTTCCTTATAAGCAGGAAAATAGTAAGTGAGCTTATAAAAACTCATATAGACTGGCTAGGGAGGAATACTTTTTCGTTTACGACTAATTTATACAATGTATTTAAGGATTTAATAAATTTAGCAGAAAATGAGATTAAAATTATATCTCCTTGGATAAGTAAGGAAATAATAAATGAGTTAAAGAAGGTTAAGAAGGAGAAAGATTTACGTATAACTATTATATGCTTAGATGATAAGAGTAATAGCGAGGCTATTACAGAGGCCGAGGAAAACGAAATGCGCGTAGTCAAAATACCTTCAATAAGTGAACAAGGTATTATACATTCTAAAATAATGATAATAGACGACGCAATAGCTCTTACTGGTTCGGCTAATTTTACAATAAATGGATTGACGAAAAATATAGAAACAGAAATGGTTATTATAGATCCGAGTGAAATGGTAAAACTTACAGAACAATTTAACAAGATTATTATGAATTATGAGAGTAACAAATAA
- a CDS encoding DNA adenine methylase, producing MLMRYWGRKPLKLIDELMENINGTVIDPFGGAGTIVLSALKHGNRAIYIDVNPYAWLVAFVNIVKIDAEEFRRRGDEVLENLSEIRKRTLRNDYLYYSNGKPFWKKRNAERVSQFFSLNNFRKLYSILKGIDRVETSPEVKIALYGAFCSSLFKASKMKRENAGSWGVPSYWIPKKHKEVDAIEAFKSEVERFYLYFKRNKGYRLHEDVELLIKNATSFKYNNDFILFTDPPFFDEVQYMELSFFYWVWLRESRFREIVKVLTGQSIDFKMYNEIIVNPNKGIDHNKYLQLLDKFLRKTKKIKRKYLLFHYDKEEFKQKVITLVRERWGKIRIENIEIEKQRNIGPKGGKKYILIYLLLS from the coding sequence ATGTTAATGAGATACTGGGGCAGAAAACCTTTGAAGCTTATTGACGAGTTGATGGAAAACATTAACGGAACAGTTATTGATCCATTTGGTGGTGCAGGTACCATAGTACTTTCTGCACTAAAACACGGTAATAGAGCTATATACATTGATGTTAATCCTTATGCCTGGCTTGTAGCTTTCGTCAATATAGTTAAAATTGACGCTGAAGAATTTAGGAGAAGAGGAGATGAGGTTTTAGAAAATTTAAGTGAAATTAGAAAGAGAACATTAAGGAACGATTATCTTTATTACTCAAATGGTAAGCCCTTCTGGAAGAAGAGGAATGCAGAGAGGGTTTCGCAATTCTTTTCACTAAATAATTTTAGGAAGCTTTACTCTATTCTAAAAGGAATTGATAGAGTAGAAACTTCACCAGAAGTTAAGATAGCCTTATACGGGGCTTTTTGCTCTTCACTTTTTAAAGCTTCAAAGATGAAAAGGGAAAATGCTGGAAGCTGGGGAGTTCCCTCTTACTGGATTCCTAAGAAGCATAAAGAAGTAGATGCAATTGAGGCATTTAAATCCGAAGTTGAAAGGTTCTATTTATATTTCAAAAGGAATAAAGGATATAGACTTCATGAAGATGTAGAACTACTAATTAAGAATGCAACTAGTTTTAAATATAATAATGACTTCATATTGTTTACCGATCCGCCATTCTTTGATGAAGTTCAATATATGGAACTTTCCTTCTTTTACTGGGTCTGGTTAAGGGAAAGTAGATTTAGGGAAATCGTTAAAGTACTTACTGGGCAAAGTATAGATTTCAAAATGTATAATGAAATAATTGTGAATCCAAATAAAGGGATTGACCATAATAAATATCTCCAATTGTTAGATAAATTTCTCAGAAAAACTAAGAAAATAAAAAGGAAGTATCTTCTTTTTCATTATGATAAAGAGGAGTTTAAACAGAAAGTAATAACGTTAGTAAGAGAGAGGTGGGGAAAAATTAGAATAGAGAATATAGAGATAGAAAAACAGAGAAATATAGGCCCTAAAGGTGGTAAAAAATATATATTAATTTATTTGTTACTCTCATAA